The Paramisgurnus dabryanus chromosome 6, PD_genome_1.1, whole genome shotgun sequence genome has a window encoding:
- the ebi3 gene encoding interleukin-27 subunit beta, which yields MCLIYIFGALVITGGVFSQDTTTLPAKQNSVRDLFVAVGSSVQIPCIDGEKKGVEWRLNNAVLFLSSVLSINNISLQDQGIYTCHQPNGDLIQRVSLHLGYPPSPPDVYCWSPSYPKRAVCSWTLTPDPIIPTHYIATYRSYSDPFSSAHQCHKWGEQDRQCVLEDLKIFESEPTLFNITAINALGSATRIWPFVFEEIVKPDPPENVVVMVISGKKLSVQWDPPTSWPDPVNFPLKYTVKFHWGKPDTARTLGPYESKKMILSGLVAGRTYHIQVSVKDFLDSGQNSDWSSTLSATIPIN from the exons atgtgtttgataTATATTTTTGGAGCACTGGTCATCACAGGTGGAGTCTTTAGCCAAGACACAACAACTTTACCAGCAAAACAAAATTCTGTTCGAG ACCTGTTTGTAGCAGTGGGTTCATCTGTACAGATACCATGCATTGACGGAGAGAAAAAAGGGGTGGAGTGGAGACTTAACAACGCAGTGCTTTTCTTGAGCTCTGTTCTTTCCATAAATAACATCAGCCTGCAGGACCAAGGCATCTACACCTGCCACCAACCGAATGGGGACCTGATACAAAGAGTCTCTCTACACCTGGGCT atCCCCCTTCGCCTCCGGATGTGTATTGTTGGTCTCCAAGTTACCCTAAAAGGGCAGTATGCTCCTGGACACTGACTCCAGACCCTATAATTCCAACACATTACATTGCTACATACAG gAGCTACTCAGACCCATTCTCGAGTGCCCATCAATGCCATAAATGGGGAGAGCAAGACAGGCAATGTGTGCTAGAAGACCTAAAGATATTTGAAAGTGAACCAACGCTTTTCAACATCACAGCTATTAATGCTTTGGGTAGCGCAACACGCATATGGCCATTTGTTTTTGAGGAAATAG TTAAACCAGATCCTCCAGAGAATGTGGTTGTGATGGTAATATCAGGGAAGAAGTTATCTGTGCAGTGGGATCCACCAACCAGCTGGCCGGATCCTGTCAACTTCCCCCTTAAATACACAGTGAAATTTCACTGGGGCAAACCTGACACAGCTAGAACT CTGGGCCCTTATGAGTCTAAAAAAATGATTCTCAGTGGACTAGTGGCTGGAAGGACATATCACATCCAAGTATCTGTTAAGGACTTCCTGGACAGTGGACAGAACAGTGACTGGAGTTCAACATTAAGTGCCACTATACCTATTAACTGA
- the odf3l2a gene encoding outer dense fiber protein 3-like protein 2a, with protein MGEVVRRRPIIAGRERGPGPGRYALPPTIGYINHDYTKPSSPAYSFHSRMSSNMVSVDSSPGPQYHIDAKVTRFGRDGTPSYSMLGRNKTAGETFQTPGPGAYSPEKAPPLNLHTRPPSYTMAFRTRYRTVDAVPGPNRYTLPNLIGSHVPHKPSSASFTMSSRRKTGGPSEDLSMTPGPGRYNSTDPSVFLNRQPSFSIQSRPYIPTDATRKPGPGTHSPEKVMTHLPRAPSFSLGIRHSEFVTPLIVHVSD; from the exons ATGGGGGAGGTTGTGAGACGGCGCCCCATTATTGCTGGCAGAGAAAGGG GTCCCGGGCCTGGGCGCTATGCTCTTCCCCCCACTATCGGTTACATAAACCATGACTACACCAAACCAAGCAGCCCGGCCTATTCCTTCCACAGCCGCATGAGCAGCAACA TGGTGTCTGTTGACTCCAGTCCGGGTCCTCAGTATCACATAGATGCCAAAGTGACACGCTTTGGAAGAGATGGTACTCCGTCGTACTCCATGCTTGGAAGAAATAAGACGGCAG GTGAAACATTTCAGACTCCTGGACCAGGAGCTTACAGCCCTGAGAAAGCTCCACCTTTAAACTTGCACACCAGACCTCCATCTTACACCATGGCGTTTCGTACACGCTACCGCACTGTGGATGCTGTACCTGGCCCCAACCGCTACACCTTGCCCAATCTCATTGGCTCCCACGTTCCCCACAAACCGTCTAGTGCCAGCTTCACGATGTCATCACGCAGGAAAACAGGAGGACCATCAGAAGACCTGTCCATGACCCCAGGACCTGGCCGGTACAACAGCACAGACCCTAGTGTTTTTCTGAACAGACAGCCATCATTCTCCATACAAAGCCGTCCTTATATTCCTACCGATGCCACTCGGAAGCCCGGCCCAGGAACACACAGCCCGGAGAAGGTGATGACACACCTGCCACGTGCACCATCTTTCTCCCTTGGTATTCGTCACTCAGAGTTTGTGACACCACTGATTGTTCATGTTTCAGACTGA